atataatatgaatttttaaaaaatgtcaaaaccgaatttgaaaccgaaccgagcCGTATatgcggttcggttcggttcgatttgaaccaataaatcagttcgattcggtttcacattttaaaaaaatcggtTCGATTCGATTTGACCATCAAACCGAACTGTTTCCACCCCTAATGATTTCTGGTGAAGACTATTGTTGTACATTCGGATTCTTGGacagttcatcaaaggtatgatcttaaaaaccctttttttagaagagcatactttagtttctgccataattagtgaatttgaatgcttatggatcctttaTACTTCCACTGCctgttatttaactctttcagtGAGTTCAAGGCTAACGACTATCAAAGACCAACGGATCTACTACTAAAGCAATGAAACATGAATAGTTAAAGACCGTTTGTAGGAAAAGAGAAGAGGAAAAATTTACTTGTCTTATGCTATGCGTTAATCTCCATGCGTCGACGATCATgaattaaattggaaaatatGCAATATGCATTAAGCTCGCacgcaatgaccatgcattcctatcacaagttttcttgctttctcgccaagtataacaaaaaTGCAAGTTTTtcgggatgatccgaggtcgaacacagggacttgtaactaaataatgtttgtgaagtaatgcgtttgaggcgatgcataaaaataaaaagacagAAGCTAAAGgattatgcgctactcctactcctaactaaacaaattgagcaatggaagtttaactaagagaattggtagagatgcaacAACTGTTAATGCATAATAAGATGACTTCATTATATTTGGTCGCTCGAGTATCTCAGCTCACCATACTAACGcattgcacacctctcggtggctagccgcatgcttatatctctataatacACAGTTGTGTCGAGCATAagatcattcctatctctaggaacaaagcttactttgctttagtgtgttccactacttaccctctcaggcagttagttgtagctaatcagctcatagacaagcattacgAAAGCCTTACACCAAACGAAGAGGATTACCTCACTATACTCATGCagcgcacacctcttggtggtttgctacatgcgtcatatctctaGGCCGCATGACTGAATATGAGGCTTGTCTTCGATACTTGACTAAACGATGAATGTAAACaatgaaagagaagaagaagatgatgaagatggtgcTGAAGGAACTGAAAgttgcattgattacaaaatgtattaatgtcttaagccaaaatgtaatacaatatagagataagaGAAtaatggagggctagatgtaagcaatctcttgcttttcatccgaaatgcgtcaaggctgctggtgatATCATGGGtggatggtggagaagtctctctcgagctctatctccggttaaactccgatcgtcacttggaatgggcTATGAAGGCAAAGAATCCATAAAGAGTGTCTTGCTCATGCTCTAGCTGTGATCAAAAGGATCTGCCTAAGGCAGAATTCGAATGGATTGAAGTTAAGCtcaaaggctctatttatagagttcaaacGCCGATAGATCTGATACTCCATTTTGACTCACTGCTACTTATGTCGCGGTATGGAAAATGTCAgcatcaccttatcttgttgatacttccAAGATATGGGTTCATGCTTGTTTCTTCTGAAgtgtcaacgcattccacccacgTCGCGATCATCTTTCTATCACGATTATCATTCTGTAGATTCAACATTCCATGCGATGAACTAGTTTTCATGACAATCAACACATGCGGTTAGCCTTGCAGCTGTCTGAGACCAACGCATGCGATTAATTCCAGCAATAGCTgaaaaaatagacactttgatgagaataacgcatgatatagggttagtgaTAATTTTCGGTGTTGGTCGATGCAAGTTCCATATGAATTCTTGGTATTATTGATGCATATTCTGCTTAGTAGCCCtcataattccaaataaaatgctacaatagcttgtatttctacaagctatcaaaGACCAACAAGTAGGCAATGGCCTTGAACGGCTGACTGATGTTGTCACTGACGAAATCTGTGTGGATCTGAAGAGGCATGAACGGCAGGATGAAGCTACAATCATAATCAACATGAACGGATGAATGGCTCGAGAAGGAAATTAAATACCCAACATACCGAAATTAGCGCGTGAATGGTTAAACAGTTGGAGAAGGAAATTGTACACCAAACAGATCAGTGTCGACATGTATGATCGATTGAAGCTACAATCTATGGTTGGGGGCTGTCGATCAGATTAGTACCAGTGTGCACAAGCAGTTGAAGGCGCGATATGTGGATAAGAACTTGAACATCGAATGGTTACGGCAACAGGTAATGGATAGAAGACAGGGTGACATGGTGCACATGGGGCAGATCTGTGGCCTAAACGAGTCGAGAACTTTGATCGTCGCCATATTCGGGGATTGCACGAACAAGGCAGACATATCCTCGTCGAATCTGAGGCTTGCATGGGTAGGAAGTGCTCAATGACGACAGAGGCTAACCCTAAATttgagctctgataccatgttaacgTTTTCTGTATTTCTGTATATTGTAATTATTAATGAGAAAATATAAGGGTATAAATACATATGAGAATACCTTAAAATAAACAGTAAATCCTAAAAaaatttaacctaaaacaaCCTAAATACATCAAATTTAATACATAAAATTACATGATTACTTCAACATTCCTCATGTGAAATTGTttctcgtttttcttcttcttctctcatttatttTCCTTCCCTTCTCCTTTTCAATCCTTTTCTCTTTAGATTGGGGTGTTTTTGCACCCTCCACTTACTTAATTCAACCTCGCGTTTCCAACTTTTGACTAGTCAACCCAAATCACTGTAGATCTCTCATTCTCCTCCACCTCCCCCTTCTTCTTCACCCTTCTCTTTCACGAAGTAGATTCACCAAGCTTAAACTACATAAACGACCAAAAGTGTATACATTTTGctttattttaataatacttCAATTAAAAATGCCATACCAAaccaattattaaattaaaataaactatataaAGTATTTGAAACAATTCTTTTTGTgccaaaatgagcataacttAAATGACATAGTGTTTGCACTATCAATCTTGAAGTTTGAGATCTAATTTTTTCCACCTTAAATAATGTAAAAAAGAATTGCAGAGGAAACAcatatgaaatatgttaaaattaaaacCCACAAATAATTGTTTTGTGATTCACATGAGAAGTACATCGACGAATATTTATCTCCTTGATCTAAGTATAATGGTAAAGCGAAAATGGAGGATCAATTCCACCCTGGTCTTCCTacctgaaggaaatcagacatgaggattttcatgagcagcggaatgatcattCTAGATTCCATTCATATTTAAACATTcacaattacaatcaacaaATGAaaactaactggtcatgcaACATACAAAATTACAGCAAGCTTTACTTAAGATCAAGTGATagaattatacatacctttgaagactcatcttcattCTCCATCAATCACGAATGTTCCTgcaatcacgaacgctcgaacattTCAATCGCAACACAGCATGATCACAGTGACCACGTACACaatgatctccaagatcacgaacatagcgaacgacctccaaaaacctcgactatgtcgtataccaccacaatggctaccttggtattctcggtgtgagaatccagaagtgtgggctctatgtggattTGGTTAGAAGAAGATACCAGAGGGATAACAAtggtgtaaacgattgagtaagtgagagatgacaaagtctatcatatagacgatacccaatcgtttaataaatactatgcgatcgtttagcaaaagctctgcgatcgtttagctaatggccagctgagtgaactatcttgtagtgtcactccacgattgtttagtctttCTTCAGTTATCAtttagtgaatctaatccacttgaCAGCATATTGTGAGAACTCTTTCCTagaatggaaaatctcaaatcatattaaatttaggaaaacatttttctatttatctcacagttaccatgaaaccaccaataacctccaactcaattggttattaaagaaaaagagataattatccaataactaatattattataaatatatatgataaccaacttaccatagtatatttataacttatagttttaatatttcatctcatgaaatatataaccatagctctttttctatttcatggtacataatgtaaatctcatttacattaatcctccacttgatgtatctcatacatcataccaatcatatcatatataatcgaattacctcttgtcaatttgaacatttcaaatcaacaccaagaactgattctcaacttgaattcattaagctagcaagaggaccttatggacctgtagctcgaagctccaacggtacgtgaataactgactaaacctttagtcatgggatccactatccgttaactaccagacactcccctaaagaccgacagttgaactctttttactacagatatattatgtgtccatcttaactagtcaacaatgcgacaacccttcacagatcgctcgtaagtacagttgggtcaataaCCGTTTTGCACCTATAGTTagatctaacttcttaagtaccaccgattcctatAAAcgtaagtcatagtcctactatgattgagtcctctcttccaaagagaagttgtagccactatgttcaagccccggaatcagcctttaagggagcaatctatctacttaccccttcttcgaggaatgagtgaattccatcttgtataactaagttcccaactcccaaatcagacaaatccccaaaaaggtaagcatgttgagttggcaatctggccactctcacccatactaatcaaaggaccgccctcaaagacaggagttctaaaaacactcaggattgaggtcatgtcacctatggttgtttaggtgagatgtaagtctctagtatcaacggcgttatatacagaaacTAATcttctcgtggtccggtcttatataaactctttgtataggataccctcactcgcatgtctccatataaatggtcaggatctaccatatgtagtagttcacaacacttgcaaacctctacaaagcgggccgtatccgtagtgtcacaaggatcaggtatcctttcttaatctttatactacagacctatttaggttatcacttaaggcatggtccacttgtatatctcatatgcatgcttaagtttacagacaataaccatggagctttgtttattggatatgagtaaatgcaagataaaataactcttattttattcataacaatgtgtatagattacaaactacgagactccagaagagttaggataccaatcccaacactaccAACATTGGATGGACCCATTCTCTTAATCGGTGTAAATTGAACATCGATGTTGTTTGGAATCCTACTAATCATTAATCGAGGAGAATTGGTTGGGTGCTTCAAAACCATCTATGTCGTGTTTGCTTGGTTggtcttaaatttatatagagAGGAGATGATGCTAAGGTAGAGGCTTTTGCTATTGGGGAGGACCTCGAAAGTGTTCGCTCTTCCAATATGATATGTCATCTTTAGATTGAATTTGACTATTTGGAAGTGGTTCACTTCTTAATTATGCTTTTTTGGATCTCCTAGAGGTGTCCTTTTTTACTGAGGAAGCTAAATTTTTGGCCCTTGAGTTGGGAGTGATGTTTCTTTCTCCCATATGACATGATATCATAATTTCCTAATACATTCACTTGCGTGGAAGACATTGGTGGAGCATGTTTCGTGTCTCTTATTTTCTCCTTATATCCTACATGGTTTTATTTGCTTATGTTGAAGGAGATTGTGTCAAAGTTTATGGTTGGTTGTttgctatttaaaaaaaaaaaaaaaatgcaaaaaataaactatataAACGAGCTTAGTTCAAGAGTAATttactttaaacaaaaaattatattagaAGTGAAGTAGAAGAAAATATATCTtagttaatatttagttttgttattaatttaaattaattagtattttaaaattaattagttaatagtTGGACTATCCGGTAAAACCATAAATAACCACTCTAAAGTTTGTAATAGAAAGGTTTTTATTATCTTTGAATAGAGAACATTTGTTTTTTCGAGAGAGTGTTCTCTCATCTTAAGGGATGAGcttcctttatttttcaatgTATTTGATCCAATATTTTTTTCGCTGCATCAATTTGTTCTTTTGAAATCGAAATTCGATTCACCATCTCTATCTTcgatataaaattatatttatttttattatttattgtgaTGATGAGAACTTCTGGTTGAGACAGTAGTAGTTAGTTGGAGCTCTTCCTTGGgatttgtttctcttttagataGCTTGTAGTCTCTCAAATTTAATGATATTTGTTTCTCTTTTGAATTTTCACCAATTCTGTTCCACGCGAATTATCATCGACACATTAATGTAAATAGTATTTGTTTAAATATGTATTtccaaatatagtaaaaagtttAAATTGTTGCTGGAATAGTATATTCAATCCCAAAAAAATCCAACTGAAATTTAATGCACAGTGACAAAAGTCAAAGTTATGTTatattggtgaaaagtaaaacaagtaaaaaaaaaagatatttataatatatgtgaaatttgtatttatatttatgcTATCTTTAGAAAAAAAGTGTACATGTACATGTACCGAAGAAAAAGTgttgattaaaatatttgtaaaattcaCTACTttctttaagaagaaaaaaaaaaactaattcacttaacataatatatatccatgatttaaaattgattGGACGTGCAAGATTGTAAAATAGGGAAAAGCTTAATGCATTATCAACGGAAAAAAGAGAGAGGTGTTAAAATCCAGGTAAAAAAATGTTACATAAATCtggactatttttaaatatagaaagtatttataaaatattttaaaattttagaattatcaataatagacgtggatagacgctgatagacttctatcagtgtttattaGTGACATTGTTAGAcactgatacaagtctatcagtgtctatcaatgtctatcattcatagttccaaaattttgttatatttgtaaatattttcaacagttttaccatttgaaataatttcctatcttttatccattttttaatGGTCGTAAAATAAAAACAGTTGATAAGTTAAAATGCACTAATTAAACACCAtataataatcattttgtttttatttttatttttttaaattaagtttattgaCCTCTCTTTTTACAGTCTCATGGACGAATGGAAGAAGGGACGTTACAGAATGAATTATCTCTCATAAGAGACCAAAATGAGAGCTACCATTTGTAAATCCACTACTTCTACCTTCAAATTCCTTTTTTTGTCATATACTTTTCAtcattagtttaaaaaatcaagtcaaatttggagaactaaaaaaaatagctctcaaaaaaattatttaattttgaatagatttgaaaattcatatagACAAATATTTGTggtgttttttttgtttttcttttcttatcatTAAACTGTTTAATACATGATAAATGGTGGACACCACATACGATtcattgaaaaggaaaaaagaatattaaagaaaattctacTTAAACTCTATACCTATTTTTAAGTACATTTAGTTACTTAAAATATAATTcaccattaattaaattaaagaaaagggTTGTCAGTCACCACCACcattaatatgtaattttaattaattaagaacaAAAATGCCATTTTGCCGACTGAACATtcagagagagaaaaattacGTATAAATATTATTCTGAAGAGtaaactttgaattttattcCATTCTGATTCCTAATCTTTAAAAAACGTCTATTTTAATTTcgtaaacttttaaaaaatatttgttttgatCCATACGATTAAGATTtgttaacttttaaaaataaaatctgtTTAAGGATGAATTTATATTTAACATAGATTGAACAAGATGAAGGTGAAATAAAATGTTAATAACCAATGAGCTCACATAATAAACGATCAAATTCTTCGACCAGAAATAATTTTTGAGATATCCTATAAAAGTCGTTATACcacctaattcaaaattaaaatcctAAATTTTTAGCTGAATCATTTATTTGGTAATCTAGTCATAAAAAAATACATGATATCTCATCTTTTTAAGagataacaaaattttaatatcaatgatcaaaataaatcattttcaaaagtttagggactagaATAgacgttttttaaaatttaagaaaataatatttaaaccaaaGAATTATAAATACTTTGGAAATGATATTGTCCTGTCGACAGCATTTCCATCCCCtctatttcttttgtttctcTGTCTCTGTCTGTTTATGTTTATGcgctaaaaataaaaaagaaaaaagaaaagttttgtGCATTGGAGCTTTGTGTGAACTCTTTTCCATTCTGATGGCCACGAAAATTTTCTTTATGCAATGAATCTAACACCCACCAAAAACTCTCCGGTGTCACCTCGTCGCCGCGGCGGCCGGCGGCCAAACTTCGGTGTTCCGTTGACTCCTCTGCTTCGGTGGAAGCTAGAGGACCGCCATGGATCTCGAGGAGGCCGTAATCGAGTTCAATTTGAGGCCAGAAAGCTCGCCGCCGACCTCTGGCAACTCCATTACAAGGAAATTTTAGACGGCGGTCGGAGAGATTCTCAGGTAACTGCCGGATTTGATTTCGAAATTAAAAATGTTGTGATATTCGTTATGATTTTACCAAAAATTACGAACCCAGAAGCTCAATTTTGGGTTTTGATTTAGAacaataataattgaaaaattatagGGAGAAGTAAGGGATGGGCGTCGTGATCAGAGGCGTCGTCGTTTTGATTCCTCGAATAAAGGAATGAAGATGAAGGTACCTTTCTAATTTCCATTTCTGTTTCAATTActctttattgtttttttattttcttttctttcccaaTCTTTTTTACACAAATCGGTGCTAAAGCCACGCCAATTAATCTAAATAATTATAAACTTTGGTCTCTTTATTACTttccattattttatttaatcattATATTCCTCTTTTAGAACTTTCGATTTGGATATGGATAGATAGACAAAGGAAAGTTTAGTGTGTGAATTTATAATGCGGATTTATTACTACAATGGAATATactttttttatgaaattacaTACCCACTTATCGGATCAAtggtttttatatatatatataattaatcttgtttttaatatatatttaattctgCATAACCACAACATCAACATTCATTTAACTAAAGAATTTGATTGAAACATAACAATGCATTTGACGgataaaagaaataatgaagACACAGTGGAAACCTTTTATCAATCTTTATTTGGGTAAATTCTTATTGGGTTTTAATCATCACAGAAACTACAGTGTAAAAAAATTAGATTTGTTTCTTTGCAAGAATGAATAATTAGTGTTTTTATCTACTAGTTCAAATGGGTaatattaatgaattataaATAATGTGTATACACATTTTGTTTAGCTAAAATTTCATATGCAtcccaataaacaaaaataacaaaaaagggGCACTTTAAAATGATTGAATACACAAGCACGAAACATGCAAAGAAACCAAAAGAATCAAATCCAATCTATTTCCAGGATTCTAGTTGTTTGATTCagcttttctccttcaaaaagatttaattgaaaatcaaaatgaaatcaaatcaaaccaatatataattatttgattgAAAATTCTGTATCAAGTTGGAACAAACGCACTTttcaaaaaagataaaaagttaGTTAGAACAAGCATATGATCATTTTTTTACACAGATTAATTGGTATAATTCTCAGTGCTAAAATTTCAGctatttcaaaatcaatcttcATACAGGCGGCAGCAGCAGCAACAGAAAATTGGAACCCTGAAACCCCAATGGCAGCTGATGCGGTGGCGTTGGGTAGACTTTACAGCCACCGTGGCTGCGGAGAGGAACCGTTCACGGCGGCGTCCGCCGCTTCCGATCTGAAAGAAGAGCTGGCAGTGGCGCAAACCCGCATCCGGAAGCTGGAATCCCGGCAGCGAAACTACAAGAAAAAAATCGAGCACTTAAAAGTAGTGCTAGAAGAAAACAGAGCCATGCGGAAGAATCGAAGGCACTTGAAACTCGAGGAATCAGACCACGAAAGAAAAACCCATTACAGAACCGAAATTCTCAAGGCCAATTTGACAAAAGAGCTGGCCGAAGCCAAAGCGAGGGTCGAGAAATACAAGCAAGAATacgagaaagaaaagaaaaacagagagtTATTGGAGGAGGTCTGTACAGAGATGGCGAAACAAATTGTGGGAGACAAAGCAAAAGTGGAAGCTTTGAAAAGGGAATCAATGAAATTGTGTGAAGAATTGGAGGAAGAGAGAAACATGTTGCAAATGGCAGAGGTTTGGCGAGAAGAAAGAATTCAAATGAAGCTGATTGATGCAAAATTGGCTCTGGAAGATAAATACATCCAAATGAATAAACTCATCACTGATCTTGAGAATTTTCTGATGTCAAGGAGTGAGAAATTGGATGAGATGGAGATAAAGAGAGGTGAATTGATTCATGAAGCTGCTAAATCGCTAGACATTGAAGAAATTGAGGGGTTCTTTTACAAGCCGCAAACACAGAGTATTGTTCTGTCTCTGCTTGAAGATTTGAAGGAAGTGAGCAAATTGGAGgagaaatgtgaagagattAATAACTCAGTTGAAAACGAGTGTGTTTctgaaagaaaaatagaaagctTGGAGAACCCATTTGATGATTCTTCGAAGAAGAAGGTTAATGGGAGTAGTGGAAGGTATTCGAATAGGACAGAGTCGAGTGAAGGTGGCGAGTTGAAGGGGTCTAATGATTCGGTGAGTCGAAGGAAGTCGCAGAACCCACATATTAGAAGAGGAACACATGGATGCATTGAATGGCCAAGAGGGATTCAGAAAAATTGCTTCAAGATCAAGTCTTTGGATGCTAGGATTCAAAGCCAAAAATCTCAGCTGCGCTATATTCTTAAACATAAAACGAACTGAATGTTGcatgttttccttttcagctacccataaatcaaaggatcaatttctttaattaatccCCTTTAATCtttattcatttttagtttattgaaccCAATCCAATCAAACTATGTTAGTGTTAGTGAAaattttaagtgttaaatgttaAAAACCATTTTGAGAATCCCATCTTGCTTAGTGTGGGAAGTGGAATCCCTTCTTATACTCCCACCTTAATTTAGGCTTTGGAGTACCCATATTTTAGAGGGAGCAAAGAGATAGGCAAATGTATATGGTGGACATCCCACTCAGGCGAGTGAGGCAGGGCATGCATgtgattatttattattattattattttaaataaagaaaggGTCTCTTAGTCGTTCGCTTTTTACGTGGTCCTTAGAACTTCCCGCGTCTTACACATGGTCTTTATGCACGGGTCTTACGACTTTGCGGAGACCTGTGTTTTTGGTAAATAGTCGTC
The nucleotide sequence above comes from Benincasa hispida cultivar B227 chromosome 3, ASM972705v1, whole genome shotgun sequence. Encoded proteins:
- the LOC120072514 gene encoding uncharacterized protein LOC120072514; its protein translation is MNLTPTKNSPVSPRRRGGRRPNFGVPLTPLLRWKLEDRHGSRGGRNRVQFEARKLAADLWQLHYKEILDGGRRDSQGEVRDGRRDQRRRRFDSSNKGMKMKAAAAATENWNPETPMAADAVALGRLYSHRGCGEEPFTAASAASDLKEELAVAQTRIRKLESRQRNYKKKIEHLKVVLEENRAMRKNRRHLKLEESDHERKTHYRTEILKANLTKELAEAKARVEKYKQEYEKEKKNRELLEEVCTEMAKQIVGDKAKVEALKRESMKLCEELEEERNMLQMAEVWREERIQMKLIDAKLALEDKYIQMNKLITDLENFLMSRSEKLDEMEIKRGELIHEAAKSLDIEEIEGFFYKPQTQSIVLSLLEDLKEVSKLEEKCEEINNSVENECVSERKIESLENPFDDSSKKKVNGSSGRYSNRTESSEGGELKGSNDSVSRRKSQNPHIRRGTHGCIEWPRGIQKNCFKIKSLDARIQSQKSQLRYILKHKTN